From the Candidatus Methylomirabilota bacterium genome, the window ATGCTGCTGCTCCCGGCGGATGGTGTCGGTCCAGAGGCTGTTGCCGCAGTCCACCACGATGTCGTCGGGCTCGACGCCCGCGCCGAGGAGCTGCTCGACGACCGCGTCCACCGGCGGTCCCGCCTTCACCAGGATCAGGATCTTGCGCGGCTTCGCGAGCGAAGCGACGAAGTCGGGCAACGCGGTAGTGCCCACGAGTCCGCCCGGGGTATCCCCGTGCGCGGCCACGAACTTCTCCATGACCGCGGCCGTCCGGTTGTAGACCGCGACGCGGTAGCCGTGGTCGGCCATGTTGAGCGCGAGGTTCTGGCCCATCACGGCGAGCCCGATCACTCCGACGTCGGCGGTGGCGCGCGCGGCGGTGGTCACGGCCTCCACTCTACCCCAGCGTCCGGAGCTCCACGACCTCGACGACCGTGACCGACGTCGGCGGCTTCGGGGGCGCCGGCCGCTCGACACGAGGAATACAATTCAGGCGGTGAATGAACATCGCCGCCTCGACCGGCCAAGGAGGACGCCGGTGACCAGCGGGCGGGGTGCTTCCGTCGGTCGATCGTGCGACTCGCGAGGCGCGTATTCGTGAAGCCGTGCGTCGGCCCCTCGAGCGGTTCCGTCCGACAACGTAGGGAGGTCGACGGCGATGGCGAGTGATTCCGGCGTGTGGCCGAGGCTGCCTCTGGCGGAGTGGCAGGAGACGCACGACACGCTGCACATGTGGACGCAGGTGGTGGGCAAGACCCGACTGGCCCTGGCCCCGGCGGAGAATCACTGGTGGCACGTGCCCCTGTACGTCAGCGCGCGTGGCTTGAGCACGTCGCCGATGCCATACCGGTCACGCGCCTTCGAGGTCCACTTCGATCTGACCGACCACCGCCTCGTCGTCGACACGAGCGACGGCGCCAGCCGAGCCATTCCGCTGCGTCCACAGGCCGTCGCGGATTTCTATCGAGAGTACGTGGACACGCTCGCCAGCCTCGGCATCACCGTGAAGATGTGGCCCGTCCCCGTCGAGGTGGACGCGCCGATCCCGTTCCAGGACGATCATCGCCACGCGTCGTACGATGCCGATCGCGTCCGACAATTCTTCCACATGCTGCTGCACGCCAATCGCATCCTCGCGCG encodes:
- a CDS encoding DUF5996 family protein, with the protein product MASDSGVWPRLPLAEWQETHDTLHMWTQVVGKTRLALAPAENHWWHVPLYVSARGLSTSPMPYRSRAFEVHFDLTDHRLVVDTSDGASRAIPLRPQAVADFYREYVDTLASLGITVKMWPVPVEVDAPIPFQDDHRHASYDADRVRQFFHMLLHANRILARFKGRFLGKSSPVHFFWGAFDLALTRFSGRRAPESEAAEWWVLREAMSHEEISFGFWPGSGTVAEPAFYAYARPEPSGLPARPVRPPSAYYSRELADFILPYEAVRSLASPDEVVLDFFQSVYEAAADLARWDRAALDRPPAEWP